Proteins encoded within one genomic window of Hevea brasiliensis isolate MT/VB/25A 57/8 chromosome 8, ASM3005281v1, whole genome shotgun sequence:
- the LOC110653037 gene encoding uncharacterized protein LOC110653037 codes for MGSLMMKKLLFLILIFVGSISCSLGVEFDRFPSGKGRKDKIACQFIRRSHPRRSRYFACEGVKRNHMNIMGKYSPKYENLLPTGSVQIDDANLRYNWMPRLPKRHI; via the exons ATGGGGag TTTGATGATGAAGAAGCTGTTATTCTTAATCTTAATTTTTGTTGGATCAATCTCATGTTCTCTTGGAGTTGAATTTGATAGATTCCCTtcaggaaagggaaggaaagatAAAATTGCTTGCCAATTTATTAGAAGATCACATCCTAGGAGGAGTAGATACTTCGCTTGTGAAGGTGTCAAGAGAAACCATATGAATATAATGGGAAAGTACTCCCCCAAATATGAAAATCTGCTACCTACTGGTTCCGTGCAAATTGATGATGCCAATTTAAGATACAATTGGATGCCAAGACTACCCAAACGACACATATGA